CGTAAAATGATGCTTCAATTTTACCCGCAAAGTTCTTGATCCAACGGCCAACCAAGAACGGGCTTTTCGGTAGTTCTTTTCCTTTGGCACCTTGAAGCGTTAATATTACAACCGTCCGTTTAAGCTTTGGACATCCATCCATTCCGGAATAGTGATGGGCTCATCCGCGCGCTATCCTATTCTTTATCCACAGAAAAAATCACTGCCTTTTGATCGATGAGCGAGAGTAAAGTACAACCGATAAGGCAGGCTAAGAGGCAACTCCCTATCGTAGAATCCGTCAGGGGCTTTATCctgaacatttggtccttcgaaccagatttttttaaataacaccagatctcgacatttcatgcatttctaagtatCCTTGAGGTATGTTCAAACTATCGTTAAAAACCTAAACATGTTTGGAAAACAAGATAAAATTATTAGTATCAACATTCGCAGATATATTGCTATTTACACATTGCAAGCTTACTAGAACATAGTAACTTACTACCTTTTGAATCGACTTTTTTGCTATCATGCAAATGTAGAGATTTTCTGTGAACACATCCATCGAATTGGTCTCTGCGACGTAAACTTTATAACCTGTCGCATCATCCGAACAGACTTTTAAGACAAAGTTTGCTATTGTGCATCGTTAGCGAAATTTGCTGTCATGAggccagtgttccgaaaatcaatcaaaacaaacactcaggatgcgtttcctgttggaaacattctgattgtataatctcgcaactgcttcgcctggctggtacgCAATCTCGATCAgtgctcctatcagctatgcaaaccgagtcgcatcattcagaatcatcggtttagcaaacatcgcatatcggagatgagtgagatacaaactgatccattctgaatgtagctcactcagtatctgcctgaattaaggtacaccggggcaagtgcaaacggttttcaccatagttcaactttcacatgtcctagaaaaatatgtaaatcttcaaaaattatcaattatcgttcgttgcatcattAAAATGGTTCTCATCAAATTCCCGTtgaatgtgaaaaattaaaaaattttggtaaaaagtaacggcacttttgtgaaaaaatttctaaatttgcacttgccccgtttatgggggcaagtgcaaacgcaatgcttttcccaaacttattcaaaaatgcgtcagtgtatcgttactaaaacgaatttaatacatgttccggtatgttttatcaactttttttggtgtatttgctgtttttctgcaatattaaatactttttggaacttcagttTTGCTGACTGTTGTTTGAAGCAAAACACCTTCATTTGCCAAGGCGTTacggaattttaaatatccgcttcagatacaacactttggataccctttctgaccactctaatataatgctgaaccatttttgagatgattttttttttaatgtctgatgttacatggcttaaaggtgcgtttgcacttaccccggtagtgtcgtttgcacttgccccgcagtgtgggttgacaggagtgaatattattttcacaattttcagggtatactgaaaatttatcataaattttctgctttcacttgaatatcacccccaaacactcacctttcaacgaaaaatcggatttgaatgcccttttttgtagccagaaaaagcaaaacaaaaacacacttttcatgtctagtacgtacttgaattcgtgtgtaatcaaacagtgctgtgtttttagtgaataattaaaagaaagtttagtttatctatgtcagattgttggtttggacaacaataacaacttctagaagaagaaatattttttaatttttttgtaacagagaaaagttgatcgtttgcacttgccccgagtttgcacttgccccggtgtaccttatatgaaattcaaaattattttttgcaggacgagaaaattcaaacagttgtgcgggacaccataaattctcagtggttttaacgtgacggatgacagtttaataagagaacttgtaaaaattgaaaaacacggcgaaagtgaacatctttccacaactacaatttgattttgatcatactgatgttaaacaacgttataacaacaaataaatttattaatttgctatgtatcaaatcaaacataatacgctaatgatcggcttcatgtatcactcactcactgcctgatccattcactcctgatcgaagaccaatatgattcgccatatgcattacgcattggtgagattcaaagttgatgatggtgctgcactattttgacagcaagcatcgtgcgaggcgcgaggtgatctgtattttagcgatgaattgaacgatcgatgatcgggtaggtccagtagcaatcaataacgaaacccgaccgctgtacgttcaggtgcgaagtgcaatcagaaacaacTGCATGAGGCTTTAGGTGTGATCTTAAAGCCTATCATTGAGTAttcgggatgaatcatccaaacggatgaaaatatttgcaaaaaaaaaacctatcatTGGTCTATCGTGGCAACAAAAGGGGGTTTTGAGATGCAGTTATAAAGATCTTCACAGTCTTATTTACAAAGCGGACTTATTTCGTAACATTAGCATGTTATGAATCTACAGTTACTAGTACTCCTCTTGGATCTATGCTTATACAAATAAACAATACTGTCGAAAAACAGGATACAGGACTTCGATTCCTAGAATGGGCCTATTTTCGAAGATAACTTCAATGACAACAAAGCGTGTTTCCTGTTCCTGGTCAACTCCATCCTTTTTATTCAGTGTATCATTATCGTACGGTGGAAAAACCTGCCAATACCTCTCATGTCAACTCACATCCATCAACTGTTGCCTCTTACCTGTAATCAAATCTACTGGGGATTCTGCGGCTTGGACCACTCGAcgttcagaatcaaatgatcgTAACCGTGGCCGTTGAGAAGCTCGATAGCGGTGGCGGCATCGCGGCGGGACTTGAAATGAACGTAGGCGAATCCCTTGCAAAGGCCGGTGCTCTTGTCCCGGGCCAGGAACATTTTGCTGTGCGGACCGAACTTTTTGACCAGCTCCTCCAGATCGGCTTCGGTCATCGCCTCCGAAAGGTTGGAAATACGGATGGCGGTGGTGTCGTCTCGGCCCCGTTGATTCGCTCCTCCCGGGCCGGCCTTTTGGCTGTCACGCATGCTGGGCGGCACATATTTGCCACTCTTGATTGGCGGACCGCTGGACTCCGGTTGGGCTGCGAGTGTATGAGAGGGTGACgatgaaaatattatatttcTTAGGActcaataaaagttttatttgtaaAACTAGTTATTGATTGTCTCCCAACGAGTTTCAGAATCTGATTACATTAATGTATAGAAATAGCTTTTAGAAATACTAGTATATGTTGAAAAACCATGTTTTTATACTCTATaactctgaaaaaaaattaaaatcatagaaAACTCACCGGATGGTGGCGGTTTGACCTTTCCTGTTTCGTACGTAGTACCCTTCAGCGGACACTGCACCGACCAATGCTCGCCCTCGCAGATACGGCACTTGGCAACGTTCTTCAGCGAGTCCAGTGGATTTTCCGATTTCTGTTCTTCTTCCTTGTTGCTCACGAACTGCATGTAGATATCTTCCGAGACCATCGTCGTCTGTGGGTTCGGTCCCGGTTTGTCGTTAGC
This sequence is a window from Uranotaenia lowii strain MFRU-FL chromosome 3, ASM2978415v1, whole genome shotgun sequence. Protein-coding genes within it:
- the LOC129755249 gene encoding eukaryotic translation initiation factor 3 subunit G; protein product: MPALDEIKSSWADEVELDSGSLPPPTEIVENGQKIVTEYKYNKDDKKCKVVRTYKITRLVVPKSVAKRKAWAKFGDSANDKPGPNPQTTMVSEDIYMQFVSNKEEEQKSENPLDSLKNVAKCRICEGEHWSVQCPLKGTTYETGKVKPPPSAQPESSGPPIKSGKYVPPSMRDSQKAGPGGANQRGRDDTTAIRISNLSEAMTEADLEELVKKFGPHSKMFLARDKSTGLCKGFAYVHFKSRRDAATAIELLNGHGYDHLILNVEWSKPQNPQ